A portion of the Bacillus thuringiensis genome contains these proteins:
- a CDS encoding GNAT family N-acetyltransferase, translating into MGYTYTVMKQEEAEEIAYNWHYEGKYSFYDIEADEEDLEEFLHGESRGNHTFSVKQNGILIGFFTVCKMNDGTVDIGLGMRPDITGNGFGLQFVNAGLAFSEEKYGCNYITLSVATFNERAIKVYKRAGFEAVGTFIQKTNGSCFEFLKMNYICKHD; encoded by the coding sequence ATGGGTTATACATATACAGTAATGAAGCAAGAAGAAGCGGAGGAAATTGCGTATAACTGGCATTATGAAGGGAAATATTCTTTTTATGATATAGAGGCAGATGAAGAAGATTTAGAGGAATTTTTACATGGTGAGAGTAGAGGGAATCATACATTTTCTGTGAAGCAAAATGGCATTCTCATTGGTTTTTTTACTGTTTGCAAAATGAATGATGGAACGGTTGATATAGGACTTGGAATGAGACCTGATATAACTGGCAATGGATTTGGTTTACAGTTCGTAAATGCTGGACTAGCTTTTAGTGAAGAAAAATACGGATGCAATTATATAACACTATCAGTAGCGACATTTAATGAGAGAGCAATCAAAGTGTATAAAAGAGCAGGATTTGAGGCGGTTGGAACGTTTATACAGAAAACAAATGGTAGTTGTTTTGAGTTTTTGAAAATGAACTACATATGTAAACATGATTAA
- a CDS encoding DUF3921 domain-containing protein, protein MDSFQLSMIQKAIHRTYDELGKEVDSQGVIVDEIQKAQEEYLSALSHETAIDKRYLKSLI, encoded by the coding sequence ATGGATAGTTTCCAATTATCAATGATTCAAAAAGCTATTCACCGTACGTATGATGAGCTCGGAAAAGAAGTGGATAGTCAAGGTGTAATTGTAGATGAAATACAAAAAGCACAAGAAGAATATTTGTCAGCTCTTTCACATGAAACGGCGATTGATAAACGGTATTTAAAGTCATTAATATAG
- a CDS encoding ATP-dependent DNA helicase: MFTEKRLPFEVGKQDNFYDKLNEWIGDVFYDILPEKGFEERDEQIFMAFQLERAFQEKKVMFAEAGVGTGKTIVYLLYAICYARYTGKPAIIACADETLIEQLVKEEGDIAKLSEALGLSVDVRLAKSMDNYLCLRKLEDVMSGRAPEVIEDLYYELPQFVFDHGTMQNFTHYGDRKEFPLLNDEEWSRVNWDYFQDCFTCDSRHRCGQTLSREHYRKAADLIICSQDFYMDHIWTYDARKREGQIPLLPESSCVVFDEGHLVEYAAQKALTYRLKQTMMEQLLTRLLQNDIREEFAHLVEETIWQTERFFDVLQENKKEIAGSDRLEITVTEKVTAEAKRLYAKIGEVGDALVFESEMHTVNTYDLNIVDEHLDVLEHSLRLFMHEKNVITWGEEGDGAFTLVIMPRAVEEVLQEKVFSKKIPYIFSSATLSNNDSFAFTANSLGVKDYLSFSVASPFDYEEQMAVNLLSHTKENEWERKCQYTLENIQKTNGRTLVLFRTTQELAAFKEYVSKEQMSVPFLYEGDQEISQLVSRFQNEEETVLCAVHLWEGLDIPGSSLSHVIIWSLPFPPNDPVFEAKRKHVNDPFWDVDVPYMILRLRQGIGRLIRTSEDKGAISIFLSDSEDEKVVAAVKNVLPVEGKEL; the protein is encoded by the coding sequence ATGTTTACTGAGAAGAGATTACCATTTGAAGTAGGAAAACAAGATAATTTTTATGATAAGTTGAATGAGTGGATTGGAGATGTGTTTTACGACATCCTTCCGGAAAAAGGCTTTGAAGAGCGTGATGAACAAATTTTTATGGCGTTTCAGTTAGAACGCGCTTTCCAAGAAAAGAAAGTTATGTTCGCAGAAGCGGGTGTAGGAACAGGGAAAACAATTGTATATCTTCTATATGCAATTTGCTACGCGCGTTATACTGGAAAACCAGCAATTATCGCTTGTGCAGATGAAACGTTAATTGAGCAGCTTGTAAAAGAAGAAGGGGACATTGCTAAATTATCTGAAGCATTAGGTTTATCAGTTGATGTAAGACTTGCGAAATCAATGGATAATTATTTATGTTTACGAAAATTAGAAGATGTTATGAGTGGACGAGCTCCAGAAGTAATTGAAGACCTATATTATGAATTACCACAATTCGTATTCGATCATGGTACGATGCAAAACTTTACTCACTATGGTGATCGAAAAGAATTTCCACTTTTAAATGACGAAGAATGGTCAAGAGTAAACTGGGATTACTTCCAGGATTGCTTTACTTGCGATTCACGTCATCGCTGTGGTCAAACTCTTTCTCGTGAACATTATCGTAAAGCAGCAGATTTAATTATTTGTTCTCAAGATTTCTATATGGATCATATTTGGACGTACGATGCTCGTAAACGTGAAGGACAAATTCCGTTATTACCTGAAAGTAGCTGCGTTGTATTCGATGAAGGGCATCTTGTAGAGTATGCAGCTCAAAAAGCTTTAACGTACCGTTTAAAGCAAACGATGATGGAGCAACTTTTAACGAGATTGCTACAAAACGATATTCGTGAGGAGTTTGCACATTTAGTAGAAGAAACAATTTGGCAAACAGAGCGATTCTTTGATGTGTTACAAGAAAACAAAAAAGAAATTGCCGGTTCTGATCGTTTAGAAATTACTGTGACAGAAAAAGTAACAGCTGAAGCGAAACGACTTTATGCAAAAATCGGTGAAGTTGGAGATGCATTAGTATTCGAAAGTGAAATGCATACAGTAAACACGTATGATTTAAATATTGTTGATGAGCATTTAGATGTATTAGAACATTCACTTCGTCTGTTCATGCACGAGAAAAATGTAATTACTTGGGGTGAAGAAGGTGATGGTGCCTTCACGTTAGTGATTATGCCGCGTGCAGTTGAAGAAGTATTACAAGAGAAAGTGTTCTCGAAGAAAATACCGTATATTTTCTCTTCTGCGACATTATCGAACAATGATTCATTCGCGTTTACAGCTAATAGCCTAGGGGTAAAAGATTACTTATCATTCTCAGTTGCTTCACCGTTTGATTACGAAGAGCAAATGGCAGTAAACTTACTATCGCATACGAAAGAAAATGAATGGGAAAGAAAGTGTCAATATACACTTGAAAATATACAAAAAACAAATGGACGTACGCTTGTATTATTCCGTACAACGCAAGAGCTTGCAGCGTTCAAAGAGTATGTAAGTAAAGAGCAAATGTCGGTTCCGTTCTTATATGAGGGAGATCAGGAAATTAGCCAGCTCGTTTCTCGTTTCCAAAATGAAGAAGAGACTGTACTTTGTGCGGTTCATTTATGGGAAGGTTTAGATATTCCTGGTTCATCATTATCACACGTTATTATTTGGTCATTACCATTCCCTCCAAACGATCCTGTGTTTGAAGCGAAACGTAAGCACGTAAATGATCCATTCTGGGATGTAGATGTACCATATATGATTTTACGACTTCGTCAAGGGATTGGGCGTTTAATTCGTACAAGTGAAGATAAAGGTGCTATATCAATCTTCTTATCTGATTCAGAAGATGAGAAAGTAGTTGCAGCTGTGAAAAATGTACTGCCAGTAGAAGGTAAAGAATTATAA
- a CDS encoding xanthine phosphoribosyltransferase, whose amino-acid sequence MKVLQEKILNEGKVLSGDVLKVDAFLNHQIDPVLMQEIGKEFAKRFKEENITKIVTIESSGIAPAVMAALELGVKVIFARKRKSLTLQDNMYVANVYSFTKQETNEISLSRNHIDENDRVLIIDDFLANGQAALGLMSLVEQAGASIAGIGIVIEKAFQDGGKKLREQGVRVESLAEIASLDNGTVTFVQQETAEVK is encoded by the coding sequence ATGAAAGTATTACAAGAAAAGATTTTGAATGAAGGAAAGGTTTTATCTGGTGATGTATTAAAGGTGGATGCATTTTTAAATCACCAAATTGATCCAGTACTTATGCAAGAAATCGGAAAAGAATTTGCTAAACGTTTTAAAGAAGAGAACATTACAAAAATCGTGACGATTGAATCTTCAGGCATTGCACCAGCTGTTATGGCTGCATTAGAGCTTGGTGTAAAAGTAATCTTTGCAAGAAAACGTAAATCGTTAACGTTACAAGATAATATGTACGTTGCAAACGTATATTCATTTACAAAACAAGAAACAAATGAAATTTCATTATCTCGAAATCATATCGATGAAAATGATCGCGTGCTAATCATCGATGACTTTTTAGCAAACGGTCAGGCTGCTTTAGGTTTAATGAGTTTGGTAGAGCAAGCAGGAGCAAGTATTGCAGGAATTGGAATTGTTATTGAAAAAGCATTTCAAGATGGAGGAAAGAAGCTTCGTGAACAAGGCGTTCGTGTTGAATCACTAGCAGAAATTGCATCACTTGATAACGGCACAGTTACATTTGTACAGCAAGAAACTGCGGAGGTGAAATAA
- a CDS encoding THUMP domain-containing class I SAM-dependent RNA methyltransferase, which translates to MGKVTLIATAAMGIEALVAREVRDLGYECQVENSKVTFEADEKAICRTNLWLRTADRVKIKVGEFKATTFDELFEKTKALNWGDYIPENGEFPVIGKSLKSELFSVSDCQRIVKKAVVEKLKTTYKRTTWFEEDGPLFRIEIAMLKDIATLTIDASGVGLHKRGYRMDQGEAPLKETLAASLIKLTNWKPDRPFVDPFCGSGTIPIEAALIGQNIAPGFNRGFASDEWGWVGKQNWREARQEAEDLANYDQRLQIIGSDIDHRMIRVAQDNADEVGLGDLITFKQMQVKDFTTKEDYGYVVTNPPYGERLSEKALVEQLYKEMGQVFRPLDTWSAYVLTSYEAFEKCYGKDASKKRKLFNGFIRTDYYQYFGKRPPRNS; encoded by the coding sequence AGCAAAGTAACATTTGAAGCAGATGAAAAGGCGATTTGTCGCACGAATTTATGGTTACGTACTGCAGACCGTGTAAAAATTAAAGTTGGCGAATTTAAAGCAACAACATTTGATGAGCTATTTGAAAAAACGAAAGCATTAAACTGGGGAGATTATATTCCAGAGAATGGCGAATTCCCTGTTATCGGTAAATCTTTAAAATCTGAATTATTCAGTGTTTCGGATTGCCAACGTATTGTTAAAAAGGCTGTCGTTGAAAAATTAAAAACAACATATAAACGTACAACTTGGTTTGAAGAAGATGGTCCGTTATTCCGTATCGAGATTGCAATGCTTAAGGATATTGCAACATTAACAATTGATGCGAGTGGTGTTGGACTTCATAAACGTGGATACCGTATGGATCAAGGGGAAGCTCCGTTAAAAGAAACATTAGCTGCGTCTTTAATTAAATTAACAAACTGGAAGCCAGATCGTCCATTTGTTGATCCATTCTGTGGATCAGGTACAATTCCAATTGAAGCAGCATTAATTGGACAAAACATTGCACCAGGATTTAACCGTGGTTTCGCATCAGATGAGTGGGGCTGGGTAGGTAAACAAAACTGGCGTGAAGCTCGTCAAGAAGCTGAAGATTTAGCGAACTATGATCAACGATTACAAATCATTGGATCAGATATTGATCATCGTATGATTCGAGTTGCTCAAGATAACGCAGACGAAGTAGGCTTAGGCGATTTAATTACATTTAAACAAATGCAAGTAAAAGATTTCACAACAAAAGAGGATTATGGCTACGTTGTAACGAATCCTCCATACGGAGAACGTTTAAGTGAAAAAGCACTCGTTGAACAACTGTATAAAGAAATGGGACAAGTATTCCGCCCATTAGATACATGGTCAGCGTATGTATTAACAAGCTACGAAGCATTTGAGAAGTGTTACGGAAAAGATGCGTCGAAGAAGCGTAAACTGTTTAATGGATTTATCCGTACAGATTACTACCAATACTTCGGAAAACGTCCACCGCGTAATTCATAG
- a CDS encoding DUF418 domain-containing protein: MTQNISQGERIHSIDIIRGIAVLGIFLVNWPVVAGVDSRDLSGVYEGLDSYIRLFYDMFIQTKFYTIFSFLFGLGFYIFMTRAEAKADRPKTLFVRRLLILLLFGFLHYVLLWDGDILHTYAIAGFFLFLFYKREPRTILIWAIVLLSIFQFLMLIASIGIAFMPKEELGLSLPIMPLEDWVSQIQNRFHAFYADGIRLNVFMLPETVGLFLLGLYAGKKDIFRRTKELDPKLKKWQIIMFILTLPMWFFMVRYFLSKPSYEPIYMQAFTIFSGKTLFIFYIFTLMRLLQKEQWQTLLRPFQYVGRMALTNYISHTIVTLLVFGLLFKNDYLAPLWVGPLFCISFYTLQIFISRWWLSHYQYGPLEYIWRLGTYRKMMPLKKKSKVS, from the coding sequence ATGACACAAAACATTTCACAAGGCGAGAGGATACATTCCATCGATATTATTAGAGGAATAGCTGTACTAGGTATTTTTCTTGTAAATTGGCCTGTTGTCGCCGGGGTTGACTCACGTGATCTTTCAGGAGTTTATGAGGGGCTAGATAGCTATATCCGTCTATTTTACGATATGTTTATACAAACAAAGTTTTATACTATCTTTTCGTTTTTATTTGGCCTAGGATTTTATATTTTTATGACTCGTGCTGAAGCGAAAGCAGATCGTCCAAAAACTTTATTTGTTCGTCGCTTACTTATTTTATTATTATTTGGTTTCTTACATTACGTTCTTCTATGGGACGGAGACATTTTACATACGTATGCAATCGCTGGATTTTTCTTATTTTTATTTTATAAGAGAGAACCTCGTACCATTTTAATATGGGCAATCGTTTTATTAAGTATTTTTCAGTTTCTTATGCTAATTGCTAGTATTGGTATTGCCTTCATGCCAAAGGAGGAGCTTGGGTTATCCTTACCAATCATGCCACTTGAAGACTGGGTGTCACAAATACAAAATCGTTTCCATGCATTTTATGCTGATGGAATTAGACTAAACGTATTCATGCTACCAGAAACAGTTGGGCTATTTTTACTTGGTTTATATGCCGGTAAAAAGGATATTTTCCGCCGTACGAAAGAGTTAGATCCAAAGCTTAAAAAATGGCAAATTATTATGTTCATTTTAACATTGCCAATGTGGTTCTTCATGGTCCGTTATTTCTTATCAAAACCATCTTATGAACCAATTTATATGCAGGCCTTTACAATTTTTAGCGGCAAAACATTATTCATATTCTACATTTTCACGCTCATGCGTTTATTACAAAAAGAACAATGGCAAACATTATTACGTCCATTCCAATACGTTGGACGAATGGCATTAACAAATTACATCTCGCATACAATTGTTACATTACTTGTATTCGGGCTATTGTTTAAAAATGATTATCTTGCTCCACTATGGGTTGGACCACTATTCTGCATTAGTTTCTACACGTTACAAATCTTTATTAGCCGCTGGTGGCTTTCACATTACCAATACGGGCCACTTGAGTACATTTGGCGTCTTGGTACTTACAGAAAAATGATGCCCCTTAAAAAGAAAAGCAAGGTCTCATAA
- a CDS encoding type I methionyl aminopeptidase, whose protein sequence is MITIKTKNEIDLMHESGKLLASCHKEIAKMIKPGITTQEINTFVEMYLKKHGATSEQKDYNGYPYAICASVNDEMCHGFPADVPLNEGDIVTVDMVVNLNGGLSDSAWTYIVGNVSDEAERLLLVAEKALYKGIDQAVIGNHVGDIGYAIESYVTNEGFSVARDFTGHGIGKEIHEEPAIFHFGKQGQGPQLQEGMVITIEPIVNVGMRYSKVDLNGWTARTMDRKLSAQYEHTIAITKDGPVILTKL, encoded by the coding sequence ATGATTACAATTAAAACGAAAAATGAAATAGATTTGATGCATGAATCTGGAAAATTACTTGCTTCATGTCATAAAGAAATTGCGAAAATGATAAAGCCAGGTATAACGACACAAGAAATTAATACGTTTGTTGAAATGTATTTAAAAAAGCATGGTGCCACATCTGAACAGAAAGATTACAATGGGTATCCATATGCGATATGTGCATCTGTAAACGATGAAATGTGTCATGGGTTTCCGGCCGATGTTCCTTTAAATGAAGGAGATATTGTAACCGTTGACATGGTAGTAAACTTAAATGGTGGTCTTTCAGATTCTGCTTGGACGTATATAGTCGGAAATGTTTCTGATGAAGCAGAAAGGTTATTGTTAGTAGCTGAAAAAGCTTTATATAAAGGGATTGATCAGGCAGTAATCGGTAATCATGTAGGAGACATTGGCTATGCAATTGAAAGTTATGTAACAAATGAAGGTTTTTCTGTCGCAAGAGACTTTACGGGACATGGAATTGGTAAAGAGATTCATGAAGAACCAGCAATTTTTCATTTTGGGAAGCAAGGACAAGGGCCTCAGTTACAAGAAGGAATGGTGATTACGATTGAGCCGATTGTCAATGTAGGTATGCGATACTCGAAAGTAGATTTAAATGGATGGACTGCAAGAACGATGGACAGGAAATTATCAGCTCAATACGAGCATACAATTGCGATTACAAAAGATGGACCAGTCATTTTAACGAAGTTGTAA
- the ypwA gene encoding carboxypeptidase: protein MTVATYEVEKQFLTYVKKIQNYGEALSLMFWDLRTGAPKKGVDQRSEVIGMLSSEVFAMSTSDEMGNYLTELEALIREDKLSETTKKMVEECRKEYDRNKKIPQAEYEAYVKLEAKAESVWEEAREKSDFEMFRPYLEKIVEFKKKFITYWGYETYKYNTLLDMYEPGITVEVLDHVFGQLRERIVPLVKEISESKKGLKTSALSEQFSKEKQKNFTLELLKQLNYDFEAGRLDETVHPFEITLNRGDVRITTRYDEKDFRMAVFGTIHECGHAVYEQNIAEQFEGTPLCSGTSMGIHESQSLFFENFIGRNKSFWKKNYDLLKEYSDGQFDDISVDEFYDAINESKPSFIRIEADELTYPLHVMVRYELEKELFDGTLQVKDLPAAWNDKMEAYLGIRPENDAQGVLQDVHWAGGSFGYFPSYALGYMYAAQFKQRMLKDIPNFDALLEEGNVTPIREWLTEHIHQYGKTKKPLEILKDVTGEGLNANYLADYLEAKYKEIYEL from the coding sequence ATGACAGTTGCTACATATGAGGTAGAAAAACAATTTTTAACATACGTGAAGAAGATACAGAATTACGGAGAAGCATTAAGTTTAATGTTTTGGGATTTAAGAACAGGTGCACCAAAAAAAGGTGTAGATCAGCGTTCAGAAGTAATTGGTATGCTTTCGTCAGAAGTGTTTGCTATGTCGACTTCAGATGAGATGGGAAACTATTTAACAGAACTTGAAGCTTTAATACGTGAAGATAAACTTTCTGAAACGACAAAGAAAATGGTTGAAGAGTGTCGGAAAGAATATGATAGAAATAAAAAAATTCCACAAGCTGAATATGAGGCTTATGTGAAATTAGAAGCGAAAGCAGAGAGTGTGTGGGAAGAAGCTCGCGAAAAATCTGATTTCGAAATGTTCCGCCCGTACTTAGAAAAAATTGTTGAATTTAAAAAGAAATTTATTACATATTGGGGTTATGAAACATATAAATACAATACATTATTAGACATGTATGAGCCAGGTATTACAGTAGAAGTTTTAGATCACGTATTTGGTCAACTTCGTGAGCGCATCGTGCCGCTTGTAAAAGAAATCTCTGAGTCTAAAAAAGGATTAAAAACAAGTGCTTTATCGGAACAGTTTTCAAAAGAAAAACAAAAGAACTTTACATTAGAACTATTAAAGCAATTGAATTATGACTTTGAAGCAGGTCGTCTTGATGAAACAGTACATCCTTTCGAAATTACATTAAATAGAGGGGATGTTCGTATTACGACACGCTATGATGAAAAAGATTTCCGTATGGCTGTATTTGGAACAATTCATGAATGTGGTCATGCAGTATATGAACAAAACATTGCAGAACAATTTGAAGGTACACCACTTTGCAGTGGTACATCTATGGGTATTCACGAATCACAATCATTATTCTTTGAGAACTTTATCGGCCGTAATAAATCATTCTGGAAGAAAAATTATGATTTATTAAAAGAGTATAGCGATGGTCAATTTGATGATATTTCAGTCGATGAGTTTTATGATGCAATTAACGAATCGAAGCCGTCATTCATTCGTATAGAAGCAGATGAGCTTACATACCCGCTTCATGTTATGGTGCGTTATGAATTAGAGAAAGAATTATTTGATGGTACATTACAAGTGAAGGACTTACCAGCAGCTTGGAATGATAAGATGGAAGCATATTTAGGAATTCGTCCGGAAAATGATGCGCAAGGTGTATTGCAAGATGTTCACTGGGCAGGTGGCTCATTTGGATACTTCCCATCTTATGCGCTTGGTTACATGTATGCAGCGCAATTTAAGCAAAGAATGTTAAAAGATATTCCGAACTTTGATGCATTATTAGAAGAAGGAAACGTAACACCGATTCGTGAATGGTTAACAGAACATATTCACCAATATGGTAAAACGAAAAAGCCACTTGAAATTTTAAAAGATGTAACAGGTGAAGGCTTAAATGCAAACTACTTAGCCGATTATTTAGAAGCGAAATATAAAGAGATTTATGAGTTGTAA
- the pbuX gene encoding xanthine permease PbuX has protein sequence MKQHPFKIASLGMQHMLAMYAGAIIVPLIVGGGLGLNQKELTYLVSIDLLMCGVATILQALSNRFFGIGLPVVLGCTFTAVGPMIAIGKQYGVSSIYGAIIAAGLFVVIFAKLFGKLVKLFPPVVTGSVVTVIGVTLVPAAINDMAGGVGSKDFGSLENLALAFGVLLFIIIMYRFFDGFIRSISILLGLLFGTIVAAFMGKVSLQAVGEADWFHGIQPFYFGTPTFELTPIITMILVACVGIVEATGVYFALSDICNKKIGEKELTKGYRAEGLAMVLGGIFNAFPYTTYSQNVGLVQLTGVRNRVIIYTCGGMLIVLGFIPKIAAITTIIPKSVLGGAMLAMFGMVMAYGIKMLSSVDFGKQENLLIVACSVGIGLGVTVVPTLFSQLPESIRILTDNGIVLGSASAVLLNIVFNMVPQRKEKVKEEPVSMQSAVREA, from the coding sequence ATGAAGCAGCATCCATTTAAAATTGCATCGCTTGGTATGCAGCATATGCTTGCGATGTATGCTGGAGCAATTATCGTTCCGCTTATTGTGGGCGGTGGACTTGGTTTAAATCAAAAAGAGTTAACATATTTAGTCTCAATTGATTTATTAATGTGTGGCGTTGCGACAATTTTACAAGCATTATCAAATCGCTTTTTCGGTATTGGACTTCCCGTTGTACTTGGTTGTACATTTACAGCCGTTGGACCAATGATTGCGATTGGAAAACAATACGGTGTGTCTTCCATTTATGGAGCAATTATTGCTGCTGGATTGTTCGTTGTTATTTTTGCAAAGTTATTCGGGAAACTTGTAAAGCTTTTCCCACCTGTTGTAACAGGATCTGTTGTTACTGTAATTGGAGTTACACTTGTTCCAGCAGCAATTAATGATATGGCTGGAGGAGTAGGAAGTAAGGATTTCGGTAGTCTTGAAAATTTAGCATTAGCATTTGGTGTGTTACTATTTATCATCATTATGTATCGTTTCTTTGATGGATTTATTCGTTCAATCTCTATTTTACTAGGTCTATTGTTCGGTACAATCGTTGCAGCGTTTATGGGGAAAGTAAGCTTGCAAGCGGTTGGAGAGGCTGATTGGTTCCATGGTATTCAACCATTTTACTTCGGTACACCAACATTTGAATTAACACCAATTATTACGATGATTCTCGTTGCGTGCGTAGGGATTGTAGAAGCAACGGGTGTATACTTTGCATTATCTGATATTTGCAATAAAAAAATCGGTGAAAAAGAATTAACAAAAGGCTATCGCGCAGAAGGGCTAGCGATGGTGTTAGGTGGTATTTTCAACGCATTTCCATATACAACTTACTCTCAAAATGTAGGACTTGTTCAATTAACTGGAGTGAGAAATCGCGTTATTATTTATACTTGCGGTGGTATGTTAATCGTTCTTGGATTCATTCCTAAAATCGCAGCTATTACAACAATCATTCCAAAATCAGTACTTGGCGGGGCGATGTTAGCAATGTTTGGTATGGTTATGGCATATGGTATTAAAATGTTAAGTAGCGTTGATTTTGGTAAACAAGAAAACTTATTAATCGTTGCATGTTCTGTCGGAATCGGGCTTGGTGTTACAGTCGTTCCTACATTATTCTCACAACTTCCAGAAAGTATTCGTATTTTAACAGATAACGGAATTGTGCTGGGAAGTGCGTCAGCAGTACTTTTAAATATCGTATTTAATATGGTGCCGCAGCGTAAAGAGAAAGTAAAAGAAGAGCCGGTGTCTATGCAAAGTGCAGTAAGAGAAGCGTAA